A section of the Phaseolus vulgaris cultivar G19833 chromosome 8, P. vulgaris v2.0, whole genome shotgun sequence genome encodes:
- the LOC137826916 gene encoding uncharacterized protein, protein MFTEGLDRNALRWVREKQVPISNTALRSRNDPISGMKSGVGRGFGLPPPSKFRSGHLPANAIPVSTAMPGETGDSASNSDNDDSIGSEGEVYGGRYSLDSSPQDRRVPNGAARKFGNFNQRESRYGSDYTYSEVSSSRETLVGRPGTVRDPLMRGPANVRQSGFTEDDSSDSAASSEFSTTQVGGSINGALPRSRTYLSEGYASSVPSRMNVKSAAEKHRRISDDEDDDIPSAPPFSGSTQDVRQTHEEIPTSRAHISPNKAESRTLKSMSGDRIENHVESGSPDQFVRIATGSEAATSSNSHPPRLPTFHASALGPWHGVIAYDACVRLCLHAWAMQCMEAPMFLENECALLRDSFGLRQILLQSEDELMVKSNAEPSSEGIAPKPKKLIGKMKVQVRKVKMGLDPPTGCSMSSIMTNKIKMDSVRNHFSNLQSSLSAGWQALRRIQFVPRLPANGSLARHSLAYVQASTRYMQQVSGLLKVGVTTLRNNSSSYEVVQETYSCFLRLKSIVEDDAIKLQPGSSEVHMFFPDSLGDDLLVEVQDSKGKHFGRVLVQVATIADDPADKLRWWPIYREPDHELVGKLQLYINYSTSADDNSHLKYGSVAETVAYDLVMEVAMKIQGFQQRNLLLHGPWKWLLTEFASYYGVSEIYTKLRYLSYVMDVATPTADCLNLVCNLLAPVTTKGNGKTSLSHQENRILGETKDQIEQVLTLVFENYKSLDESSFSGIIEVFRPATGHAAPALEPAVKLYKLLHDILSPEAQTAFCHYFQVAAKKRSKRHLSETDEYIAQNNESSLMDGIAMSTAYQKMKTLCINLRNEIYTDIQIHNQNILPSFVDLPNLSASIYSTELCNRLRAFLISCPPSGPSSPVAELVIATSDFQRDLVSWSIGPIKGGVDAKELFHLYILVWIQDKRLSLLESCKLDKVKWSGVRTQHSTTPFVDDMYERLKETLTDYEVIICRWPEYTLVLENAVADIEKAIVEALDKQYADVLSPLKESMAPKKFGLKYVQKLAKRTTCAYVVPDELGVLLNSLKRMLDLLRPRVESQFKAWGSCLPNVGNTTPGERLSEVTVMLRAKFRNYAQAIVEKLAENTKLQNTTKLKKILQESKETVVESDLRSRMQPLKDQLASTISHLHSVFETHVFIAICRGYWDRMGQEILSFLENRKENRSWYKGSRVAVSILDDTFASHIQQLLGNALHEKDLEPPRSIMEVRSMLCKDAPTHKDNTFYY, encoded by the exons ATGTTCACTGAAGGTCTTGACAGGAATGCACTTCGATGGGTCAGAGAG AAGCAAGTTCCAATCTCAAACACTGCATTGAGATCGCGCAACGATCCCATCAGTGGGATGAAGAGTGGTGTTGGCAGAGGGTTTGGGCTACCACCCCCATCAAAATTCAGGAGTGGGCATCTTCCTGCTAATGCAATCCCTGTATCAACAGCTATGCCAGGTGAGACTGGAGATAGTGCTTCAAATTCTGATAACGATGACAGCATTGGATCGGAGGGAGAAGTTTATGGGGGCAGGTACTCATTGGATTCGTCACCACAAGATCGAAGAGTTCCCAATGGTGCTGCTAGGAAATTTGGAAACTTCAATCAGAGGGAATCCCGGTATGGGAGTGATTATACATACTCAGAAGTCAGTTCTTCCAGGGAAACACTGGTTGGCAGACCTGGCACTGTGAGGGATCCTTTGATGAGGGGGCCTGCTAATGTACGGCAGAGTGGCTTCACAGAGGATGATTCATCGGATTCTGCAGCTAGCTCCGAATTCTCTACCACGCAGGTAGGAGGAAGTATCAATGGAGCTCTACCAAGAAGTAGAACTTATTTGTCTGAAGGGTATGCTTCTAGCGTGCCTTCAAGGATGAATGTGAAAAGTGCTGCAGAGAAG CATAGAAGAATATCTGATGATGAGGATGATGATATTCCCAGTGCCCCCCCATTCTCTGGTTCTACTCAAGATGTCAGACAAACACATGAGGAAATCCCCACTTCCAGAGCTCATATTTCTCCAAACAAAGCTGAATCAAGAACTTTGAAATCTATGTCTGGGGATAGGATAGAAAACCATGTTGAAAGTGGGAGCCCTGACCAATTTGTTAG AATTGCTACTGGCTCAGAGGCTGCTACATCTTCAAATTCACACCCACCCCGCCTTCCAACATTTCATGCAAG TGCTCTTGGGCCATGGCATGGAGTGATTGCATATGATGCTTGTGTGCGTCTTTGCCTTCATGCTTGGGCAATGCAGTGCATGGAAGCTCCTATGTTTTTGGAAAATGAATGTGCCTTACTTAGGGATTCATTTGG ATTACGGCAGATACTATTACAGTCAGAAGATGAACTAATGGTGAAGAGCAATGCAGAGCCTTCCAGTGAGGGTATTGCTCCAAAACCCAAAAAACTTATTGGCAAGATGAAGGTGCAAG TTCGTAAAGTCAAAATGGGCTTGGACCCTCCTACTGGCTGTAGCATGTCATCGATAATgacaaacaaaattaaaatggaCTCTGTGCGAAACCATTTCTCCAATTTGCAATCGTCACTATCTGCTGGATGGCAAGCTCTCAGAAGAATTCAATTTGTTCCACGTTTGCCTGCAAATGGTTCCTTGGCTCGACATAGCCTGGCATATGTGCAAGCTAGTACCCGCTACATGCAGCAGGTATCTGGACTCCTGAAGGTTGGCGTAACAACTCTAAGGAATAATTCATCATCATATGAAGTTGTGCAAG AGACATACTCATGTTTCTTAAGGCTGAAAAGCATAGTTGAAGATGATGCAATAAAGTTGCAGCCGGGATCTAGTGAAGTCCATATGTT TTTTCCGGACAGCCTTGGAGATGATTTGCTTGTTGAAGTTCAAGATTCCAAGGGAAAGCATTTTGGCCGTGTTCTTGTCCAAGTGGCTACTATAGCTGATGATCCA GCTGACAAATTACGCTGGTGGCCTATTTATCGCGAACCTGACCATGAGCTTGTGGGCAAGTTACaactttatataaattattcaacAAGTGCAGATGATAATAGTCATCTTAAG TATGGTTCTGTAGCAGAGACAGTTGCCTATGACTTAGTTATGGAAGTTGCAATGAAAATTCAGGGCTTTCAGCAACGAAACCTATTGTTGCATGGTCCGTGGAAATGGCTTTTGACTGAGTTTGCATCCTATTATGGGGTATCTGAGATATATACCAAGTTGAG ATATCTATCTTATGTCATGGATGTGGCGACACCAACAGCAGACTGCCTCAACTTGGTGTGTAATCTACTAGCACCTGTTACCACGAAGGGGAATGGCAAGACTTCTTTGAGTCACCAGGAG AACCGAATACTAGGAGAGACCAAGGATCAAATAGAACAGGTACTAACTCTTGTTTTTGAGAACTACAAATCACTTGACGAGTCTTCTTTCTCGGGCATCATAGAGGTTTTCAGACCAGCAACTGGCCATGCGGCACCTGCCTTGGAACCTGCTGTTAAACTTTACAAGCTTCTTCATGATATCTTATCTCCTGAGGCTCAAACTGCATTTTGTCATTATTTCCAG GTTGCTGCAAAAAAGAGGTCCAAGAGGCACCTGAGTGAAACAGATGAATATATTgcacaaaataatgaaagcagtTTGATGGACGGCATAGCTATGTCTACTGCTTACCAGAAGATGAAAACCCTATGTATAAATCTTAGAAATGAGATTTATACAGATATCCAGATTCATAATCAAAATATACTTCCTAG CTTTGTGGACCTGCCAAATCTTTCTGCTTCCATATACAGCACAGAGCTTTGCAATAGATTACGGGCATTCCTCATATCTTGTCCACCATCAGGGCCATCATCGCCGGTAGCAGAACTTGTTATTGCAACGTCAGATTTTCAGAGAGACCTTGTAAGCTGGAGTATTGG TCCCATCAAAGGTGGAGTAGATGCAAAAGAGCTATTCCATTTGTATATTCTTGTTTGGATACAAGATAAACGGCTATCTTTGCTGGAGTCATGCAAATTAGACAAG GTGAAATGGTCTGGAGTTAGAACACAACATTCTACTACTCCCTTTGTTGATGACATGTATGAGCGGCTGAAGGAGACATTGACAGACTATGAGGTCATCATTTGCCGCTGGCCAGAATACACCTTGGTTTTAGAGAAT GCCGTAGCTGATATTGAGAAGGCCATTGTGGAAGCTTTAGACAAACAATATGCAGATGTATTATCTCCTCTAAAAGAAAGCATGGCTCCTAAGAAATTCGGGCTTAAATATGTCCAAAAACTTGCCAAACGAACTACATGTGCCTATGTTGTTCCTGATGAG CTTGGAGTTCTTTTGAATTCCTTGAAGAGAATGCTCGACTTATTGCGTCCCAGGGTTGAATCCCAGTTCAAGGCATGGGGTTCTTGCTTGCCAAATGTTGGAAATACAACACCTGGTGAGCGACTTAGTGAGGTGACAGTGATGCTGAGAGCAAAGTTCAGGAACTACGCGCAAGCTATTGTGGAGAAACTAGCGGAGAAT ACAAAGTTACAGAATAccacaaaattaaaaaagattCTTCAAGAATCGAAGGAAACTGTGGTGGAGTCTGATTTAAGAAGTAGAATGCAGCCATTGAAAGATCAGTTGGCTAGTAccataagtcaccttcacagtGTCTTTGAGACTCATGTGTTCATTGCCATCTGTAGAGGTTATTGGGATCGTATGGGACAG GAAATTTTAAGTTTCTTGGAGAACAGAAAAGAGAATAGATCGTGGTACAAAGGCTCAAGGGTCGCTGTTTCT ATTCTGGATGATACGTTTGCTTCACACATACAGCAGCTTCTAGGAAATGCATTGCATGAGAAAGACCTGGAGCCACCTAGATCCATCATGGAAGTTCGTTCCATGCTTTGCAAGGATGCTCCCACTCACAAGGACAACACATTTTACTATTAG
- the LOC137825312 gene encoding uncharacterized protein, giving the protein MSLISKNKIGFIDGTIEAPNSTKSLFPTWQRANMLVVSWILKVVSQSIAQSIICMDNAFDIWNDLKERFSQGDMIRIADIQEMISSFKQGELTVTNYFTQLKIIWDELDLFCPLSASSCASKCNTLVNVSKYKTQDQIIKFLRGLNDNYSTVRTQILLMDPLPSLNKVCSLVTQQERQIFGDQSKAMIATSKGGYKNNATTYDRGAGYGRGSNGREYTSKICSHCGRTGHTIDTCYKKHGFPPHFKFKNQNHD; this is encoded by the coding sequence ATGAGCCTAATTTCAAAGAACAAAATAGGTTTCATTGATGGAACTATAGAAGCTCCCAACAGTACCAAATCATTGTTTCCAACATGGCAGAGAGCCAATATGTTGGTTGTTTCGTGGATTCTCAAGGTTGTTTCTCAATCCATCGCGCAGAGCATCATCTGTATGGACAATGCCTTTGACATATGGAATGATTTAAAGGAAAGGTTCTCACAAGGAGATATGATTCGTATTGCTGATATCCAGGAGatgatttcttcttttaaacaaGGTGAGTTGACTGTTACAAACTATTTcactcaattaaaaattatttgggATGAACTTGATCTTTTCTGCCCGCTATCCGCTTCTTCATGTGCCTCTAAATGCAATACTCTTGTGAATgtttctaaatataaaacacaagACCAGATTATCAAATTTCTAAGGGGGCTAAATGATAATTATTCGACTGTGAGAACTCAAATTCTATTGATGGACCCTTTGCCATCCTTGAATAAAGTTTGCTCTCTTGTTACACAACAAGAGAGACAAATATTTGGTGATCAATCCAAGGCAATGATTGCTACTAGCAAAGGAGGTTATAAAAACAATGCTACAACCTATGACAGAGGTGCTGGATACGGAAGAGGAAGCAATGGAAGAGAatatacttccaaaatttgtAGTCATTGTGGAAGGACAGggcataccattgatacatgctataaaaagCATGGCTTTCCACCTCATTTCAAGTTTAAAAATCAGAATCATGATTAG
- the LOC137826917 gene encoding uncharacterized protein has protein sequence MEVGVFDLNPNPVRVKRKTLEAMLEQCQRALELVNASDGQHQEQEEEEEEDSDESHPSTPPDPETDQLCDLIKSRVECPDFLEKLEYAQASVSLNAAEEGNSWDFVSENDLWEGEDANLDQEDYVLVKQEDIVEGIACFMAAYLLSLKQTKDLTPNQLQDALSKTFSVKKKKGKLRKAWDGSKVVYNVASWGATAIGIYQNPIIARVATKAFWTSCQVISKLL, from the exons ATGGAGGTTGGGGTCTTCGATCTGAACCCGAACCCGGTTCGGGTGAAGCGGAAAACCCTTGAGGCCATGCTGGAACAGTGTCAGAGAGCCCTTGAACTCGTCAATGCTTCCGATGGACAACACCAagaacaagaagaggaagaagaagaagactctgACGAATCGCATCCTTCCACGCCCCCCGATCCAGAAACTGATCAG TTGTGTGACCTAATCAAATCTAGAGTAGAATGCCCTGACTTCCTTGAAAAGTTGGAGTATGCACAGGCATCAGTTTCTCTCAATGCAGCTG AAGAAGGTAATTCTTGGGATTTTGTAAGCGAAAATGATCTTTGGGAAGGTGAAGACGCTAACTTAGACCAAGAAGATTATGTCCTTGTTAAACAAGAAGATATAGTGGAAGGAATTGCGTGCTTCATGGCTGCATATTTGTTGTCCCTCAAGCAAACCAAG GATTTGACCCCAAATCAACTCCAGGATG CTCTGAGCAAGACATTTTctgtgaaaaagaaaaagggaaaGCTTCGAAAGGCATGGGATGGGAGCAAAGTTGTTTATAATGTTGCATCATGGGGAGCTACAGCCATTGG GATATATCAAAATCCTATTATTGCAAGGGTTGCAACTAAAGCATTCTGGACTTCTTGCCAAGTTATATCAAAGCTACTCTGA